Proteins encoded together in one Micrococcales bacterium window:
- a CDS encoding SRPBCC family protein has translation MARYRTTVDSTAPAADVFDYLADFASVALWDPGVRSAELISGTPGTTGAWYRVVAGFLGRAIPLDYEILAAEPPTGQYAGRVELEAHTADFRSHDVISVQPTGTGCRVTYDADLALKGLRRPFDPVLRIAFTVIGERARRGLAAAVLLQRAA, from the coding sequence ATGGCCCGCTACCGGACGACCGTGGATTCCACCGCGCCCGCCGCCGACGTGTTCGACTACCTCGCCGACTTCGCGTCGGTGGCACTCTGGGATCCCGGCGTGCGCAGCGCCGAACTCATCAGCGGCACACCCGGAACCACCGGAGCCTGGTACCGCGTCGTGGCCGGGTTCCTCGGCCGCGCCATACCCCTGGACTACGAGATCCTCGCCGCGGAGCCGCCCACGGGGCAGTACGCAGGCCGGGTGGAGCTCGAAGCGCACACTGCGGACTTCCGCTCCCACGACGTCATCAGCGTCCAGCCCACCGGCACCGGCTGCCGCGTGACCTACGACGCGGACCTGGCACTCAAAGGACTTCGCCGTCCCTTCGATCCCGTGTTGCGCATCGCGTTCACGGTCATCGGCGAGCGCGCCCGGCGTGGGTTGGCCGCAGCAGTGCTGCTGCAGCGCGCGGCATGA